A genome region from Acidimicrobiales bacterium includes the following:
- a CDS encoding DNA-formamidopyrimidine glycosylase family protein: protein MPELPELQAHAERLDAAFAEATLERFTALSITALKTFSPPPEAAAGHALVFVGRRGKYLLLDFGVATFVVHLMQGGRLKPDPKQAARPRGALARWRFADGRALLLTEAGTEKRAGVWVVDGDPEAQEPLAGLGPEADLLTGPELHALFAAHPMRLHGLLRDQRIVAGLGRRLANEVCHRARLSPFANTAKLDLVDAERVAEAVRVAVAESLAYERGRDDMSSSPDRPGNVHHRTGDACPVCGDAVRAVEYRSYTVNYCPTCQTGGRVLADNTTSKFLK from the coding sequence ATGCCCGAGCTGCCCGAGCTCCAGGCCCACGCCGAGCGCCTCGACGCCGCCTTCGCCGAGGCCACCCTCGAGCGGTTCACGGCGCTGTCGATCACCGCGCTGAAGACGTTCTCGCCGCCTCCCGAGGCGGCCGCCGGCCACGCCCTCGTGTTCGTCGGGCGCCGGGGCAAGTACCTGCTGCTCGACTTCGGCGTCGCCACCTTCGTCGTCCACCTCATGCAGGGCGGCCGGCTCAAGCCCGATCCGAAGCAGGCCGCCCGCCCGAGGGGCGCGCTGGCCCGATGGCGGTTCGCCGACGGCCGGGCCCTGCTGCTCACCGAGGCCGGCACGGAGAAGCGGGCCGGCGTGTGGGTGGTCGACGGCGACCCGGAGGCCCAGGAGCCGCTCGCCGGCCTCGGCCCGGAGGCCGACCTCCTGACCGGGCCCGAGCTCCACGCCCTGTTCGCCGCCCACCCCATGCGCCTGCACGGGCTCCTGCGCGACCAGCGCATCGTCGCCGGGCTCGGGCGCCGGCTGGCCAACGAGGTGTGCCACCGCGCCCGGCTGTCGCCGTTCGCCAACACGGCCAAGCTCGACCTGGTCGACGCCGAGCGGGTGGCCGAGGCCGTCCGCGTCGCCGTCGCGGAGAGCCTCGCCTACGAGCGGGGCCGGGACGACATGAGCTCGTCGCCCGACCGGCCCGGCAACGTCCACCACCGCACCGGCGACGCCTGCCCGGTGTGCGGCGACGCCGTCCGGGCCGTGGAGTACCGCTCCTACACGGTGAACTACTGCCCGACCTGCCAGACCGGCGGCCGGGTGCTGGCCGACAACACGACCAGCAAGTTCCTGAAGTAG